In Deltaproteobacteria bacterium, one genomic interval encodes:
- the pcaB gene encoding 3-carboxy-cis,cis-muconate cycloisomerase, translated as MTTALDSTIFGPLFADEEINKCLTDQAYVRALVDVEIALARAQAKATVIPHEIAQQVAKASADAIDIAALSRGALRSGFPIIALVQEIKKQAGTKAAPYVHWGATTQDIMDTACVLQMRAVVNVLRGRFDALEGLLSEASDKHRLTVMAGRTHSQQALPITLGLKVANWLEPIIRHRQRLQQLIARLFVVQFGGAAGTLAALEEKGLMVMHALADELKLGPSVVPWHAQRDNFVEFAGWLSLVTGSLGKMAQDVILMSQTEVAEVMESGEAGRGGSSTMPQKSNPIASELIIAAARTNAALLSAMHQGQIHEHERATHGWQVEWLTLPQMMMLTGGAMRHAAYLAQNLQVDKAMMRDNIHRAFDVVLAEAAVFALAKKIERDKAEELVKEACATAVSEERSLIEVLKERTKGTPIDGAVDWEHLSKPEHYLGETAKIIDAVLRQAPKH; from the coding sequence ATGACCACCGCGCTTGATTCCACGATTTTCGGCCCGCTGTTTGCCGACGAAGAGATCAACAAATGCTTGACCGACCAGGCGTACGTGCGCGCGCTGGTTGACGTGGAGATCGCTCTGGCGCGGGCGCAAGCCAAGGCAACGGTGATCCCGCATGAAATCGCTCAGCAGGTCGCCAAGGCGAGTGCCGACGCAATCGATATCGCCGCGCTCAGTCGAGGCGCGCTGCGATCTGGGTTTCCGATCATCGCGCTGGTGCAGGAGATAAAAAAACAGGCTGGCACCAAAGCAGCGCCTTACGTTCATTGGGGAGCAACAACGCAGGATATCATGGACACGGCGTGCGTGCTGCAAATGCGCGCGGTGGTCAACGTCTTGCGCGGGCGCTTCGACGCTCTCGAAGGGCTCTTGAGCGAAGCCAGCGATAAGCATCGCTTGACCGTCATGGCCGGGCGCACCCACAGCCAGCAGGCTTTGCCGATCACACTTGGCTTAAAAGTTGCCAATTGGCTGGAGCCGATCATTCGCCACCGCCAACGCTTGCAACAGTTGATCGCGCGGTTGTTTGTCGTGCAGTTCGGCGGGGCGGCCGGGACGCTCGCGGCGCTGGAAGAAAAGGGATTGATGGTCATGCACGCGCTTGCCGACGAGCTAAAGCTGGGCCCATCGGTCGTGCCCTGGCACGCGCAACGGGATAACTTCGTCGAGTTTGCCGGTTGGCTCAGTCTAGTGACCGGCAGCCTGGGCAAAATGGCGCAGGATGTTATTTTGATGAGCCAGACCGAAGTCGCCGAGGTCATGGAATCGGGCGAAGCCGGTCGCGGCGGCAGCAGCACGATGCCGCAGAAGAGTAACCCGATCGCGAGTGAGCTGATTATCGCAGCGGCGCGCACCAACGCGGCGTTGCTATCGGCCATGCATCAAGGACAGATTCACGAACATGAACGGGCGACGCATGGCTGGCAAGTGGAATGGCTGACGCTGCCGCAGATGATGATGCTGACCGGCGGCGCCATGAGGCACGCCGCTTATTTGGCGCAGAACCTTCAGGTCGACAAAGCGATGATGCGCGATAATATTCATCGCGCTTTCGACGTCGTGTTGGCTGAGGCCGCGGTCTTCGCGTTGGCGAAGAAGATCGAACGCGACAAAGCCGAAGAATTGGTAAAAGAGGCGTGCGCCACGGCGGTTTCAGAAGAGCGCTCACTGATCGAAGTATTGAAGGAAAGGACCAAAGGCACGCCGATCGATGGAGCGGTGGACTGGGAGCATCTCTCCAAACCGGAGCATTACCTTGGCGAGACCGCCAAGATCATCGATGCCGTGCTGCGCCAGGCGCCCAAGCACTAG
- the pcaG gene encoding protocatechuate 3,4-dioxygenase subunit alpha, producing the protein MSKETPSQTVGPFYAIGLTRTPMNNMVTDAAQGQRIRIEGQVFDGDGVVIPDVMVEIWQANSFGRYNHPDDKQEKPLDPTFTGWGRSGTDANRFYSFETIKPGPVPGHDGAVQAPHVNACVFARGMLVHAFTRIYFSDEPANQSDPVLNSIKNKARRATLMATRSERDGKAVYRFDIRLQGENETAFFDM; encoded by the coding sequence ATGAGCAAAGAAACACCTTCACAAACCGTCGGGCCGTTCTATGCCATCGGGCTGACGCGCACACCAATGAACAACATGGTGACCGATGCGGCTCAGGGGCAGCGCATTCGCATCGAAGGGCAGGTGTTTGACGGTGATGGTGTCGTCATACCAGACGTCATGGTAGAAATTTGGCAGGCCAACTCCTTTGGTCGTTACAATCATCCCGACGATAAGCAAGAAAAGCCGCTCGATCCGACGTTCACCGGTTGGGGTCGCTCCGGCACCGATGCGAATCGATTTTACAGCTTCGAGACGATCAAGCCGGGTCCGGTGCCGGGCCATGATGGCGCGGTGCAGGCGCCGCATGTCAACGCGTGCGTTTTCGCTCGTGGCATGCTGGTGCACGCTTTCACGCGGATTTATTTTAGCGACGAGCCTGCAAATCAAAGCGATCCGGTGCTGAACTCGATCAAGAACAAAGCGCGCCGCGCGACGCTGATGGCGACTCGGAGCGAGCGCGATGGCAAAGCGGTCTATCGCTTCGACATCCGGCTGCAAGGAGAAAACGAAACGGCATTTTTCGATATGTAG